One genomic window of Polyangiaceae bacterium includes the following:
- a CDS encoding prephenate dehydratase domain-containing protein → MPDKKRRLQEVREQIRDADLALLKALEARAALNHEARRLLEGEPPVADRGEREALDALEAASSGVLPVGAVRSIFSEIHAVGRGIEQPIRIAYLGPEGGFSHAVAQHQFGPSATFLECPTVAEALDEVVRARAVFAVFPFESSIEGLVQASINALEPTDLVLVAERSMPATYDLVSHADELGAVKKIYATAAAHAACERFVAAEMPNVAVVDVRSPVQAIELARAEAGAAALVPEASGRAANLCVLRANVGDSADMHFRYGVAGARPASRSGQDTTCLLFNVDDTPGALFDILRHFAERGINLKKLQSRPMVNGGLDYLFYVEISGHVTDRAVVTALESVKRQTKYLRVLGSFPS, encoded by the coding sequence ATGCCGGACAAGAAACGACGACTACAGGAAGTCCGCGAGCAGATCCGCGATGCGGACTTGGCATTGCTGAAGGCGCTCGAGGCGCGTGCCGCGCTCAACCACGAAGCGCGGCGGCTCTTGGAGGGCGAGCCCCCGGTGGCAGACCGAGGCGAGCGGGAAGCGCTCGACGCCCTCGAAGCTGCCTCGAGCGGCGTGCTGCCGGTGGGCGCCGTGCGCTCCATCTTCAGCGAGATCCACGCGGTGGGACGGGGCATCGAGCAACCGATCCGTATCGCCTACCTAGGGCCCGAGGGCGGGTTCTCCCACGCGGTTGCTCAGCATCAGTTCGGGCCGAGCGCCACCTTCCTTGAGTGTCCGACGGTGGCTGAAGCGCTGGACGAGGTCGTTCGCGCGCGCGCGGTGTTCGCCGTGTTCCCCTTCGAGTCGTCCATCGAGGGCTTGGTGCAGGCGTCGATCAACGCGCTGGAGCCGACCGACCTCGTGCTCGTCGCCGAACGCAGCATGCCGGCGACCTACGACTTGGTCAGCCACGCTGACGAGCTAGGGGCGGTGAAGAAGATCTACGCGACGGCGGCGGCGCACGCGGCCTGCGAGCGCTTCGTTGCCGCCGAAATGCCCAATGTCGCGGTAGTGGACGTTCGTTCGCCGGTTCAGGCCATCGAGCTGGCGCGCGCCGAAGCAGGGGCCGCGGCCCTCGTGCCCGAAGCCTCAGGTCGTGCGGCTAATTTGTGCGTGCTGCGAGCCAACGTCGGTGACAGCGCAGACATGCATTTCCGCTACGGCGTCGCAGGGGCACGTCCTGCCAGCCGCTCTGGCCAAGACACCACGTGCCTGTTGTTCAACGTGGACGACACCCCCGGAGCACTCTTCGACATCTTGCGACACTTTGCCGAGCGCGGCATCAATCTCAAGAAGCTGCAGTCGCGACCGATGGTCAATGGTGGTCTCGACTACCTCTTCTACGTGGAGATCAGCGGCCACGTCACGGATCGCGCCGTGGTGACCGCTCTGGAATCCGTGAAGCGGCAGACCAAGTACCTACGCGTGCTCGGTTCTTTTCCGAGCTGA
- a CDS encoding zinc ribbon domain-containing protein: MTYEYACEACGHTWEAEQSIRDEPLTECPNCKGATAKRMVSGGQGFILKGGGWYADGYGSAKPGSKKSGESSSTSSTSTTSSTSDSATTSSKSDSAGDGGASSSTTSGTSGGSGTKS, translated from the coding sequence ATGACCTACGAGTATGCCTGCGAGGCCTGCGGCCACACCTGGGAGGCCGAGCAGTCCATTCGAGACGAGCCGCTGACCGAGTGCCCGAACTGCAAAGGCGCGACGGCAAAGCGAATGGTCAGCGGAGGGCAGGGTTTCATCCTCAAAGGGGGTGGTTGGTACGCGGACGGCTATGGCTCTGCGAAACCGGGCTCGAAAAAGAGTGGGGAAAGCAGCAGCACCAGCTCTACATCGACGACGAGCAGCACGTCGGATTCTGCAACGACGAGCAGCAAGTCGGATTCTGCTGGTGACGGCGGCGCGAGCAGCAGCACGACGAGTGGCACGAGCGGCGGAAGCGGAACCAAGAGCTGA